A stretch of DNA from Arachis hypogaea cultivar Tifrunner chromosome 19, arahy.Tifrunner.gnm2.J5K5, whole genome shotgun sequence:
gatgtggtgaccagtgacacgtggcatactgacgtggatagttgtgccacgtgtcacaatgttatttggccacgtgtccggttgtgccacgtgtcgcaacagtattcgtccacgtgttaTCCATTATGCCAtcgttgtatatgcaccaaattagtccctcactttacattaagtgactcattttagtccctgaaattgaatgtcgtgcaccaaactagtcccttcactaattttttcacttttttttaaatttaaaattttaatatcttggatacactaatttcaattctattttttcatatatcgtttaaatacaagtgcttttataaaaaattttaagattttagttttaattatataatttttttaataatttaacattggtaaattttgtaatatataagtatgttattataaaaaaataattatatgattgattagacatatttttttcataaaaaaacatgtgtttttaacaagaaattaataattaaaataaatatttttttcttatgaaatacACGTTTTCGTTATGTATAAATGAGTTAGATTGAAGGCACTTCAACCACCCTCACTACCACCTTTGACCTCTGCAGTTTAgacgaaagaggtcggagatggtaatGAGGAaagcttgaaatgccttcacATCAACTCCAAGACGGCGGCTATTAGAGGTATccgcaagaaaaaaaatattttataaaagtactgaAAGAGGTTAGAGATGGTAGTGAAGGTGCTTGAAaagccttcacgtcaactccaagtcGGCGATTAGGGTAttcgcaagagaaaaaatattttataaaaacacttttatttgaagaacatgtgaaaaaatagaattgaaattaatgtattcaaaaatattgagaattttgaatttatagaaaaaatgagaaaaaattggtgaagggactagtttggtgcacgacattcaatttcagggactaaaatgagtcacttaaggcaaagtgagggactaatttggtgcatatacaacgatgacataatggatgacacatggacgaatactgttgcgacacgtggcacaaccgaacacgtggccaaataacattgtgacatgtggcacaactatccacgtcagcatgccacgtgtcactggtcaccacgTCCCCctaccattacacgtggccaaatcatgaagtgacacgtgtcacttacagtccacgtcatcatgccatgtcatcacgtctTTAATGAAAAACGGGTCAAGGACTACTatggtgcatttttttcaatctcagggacgtaattggtgcaattggaatctcagggaCAATTCTAGTACAAAACGCCaatctcagggaccattttggggtttaactccGTAGAACCACCACATGAATGCTATGCTTCAGCACTCTGGTGAAAGATATATTAGAATTTCATTATTGAAAATCCACTTTTATAATAATAGTATAGGATTTATAGTATTGGTATAGAATAGGAtagaattttttgttttatttcaatGTTCTGAAACTAGACTGAATCAATTAGAACAAAAGCCATTGTGAAAATCGGCTTGggtgattaataaaattttttagggttaagtactgaaatcgtccctaaggtctagggtgaaaattaaaatcgtctccgaccttttttttgttattaaaatcatccccaacgttacaaaacgttataaaatcgtcctttttactttaatttcattttcttgaccaaattatccttaaaattaataaaattaaaatttaaaaaaaaaacccagcaCCCCCCTCCCCAAACCCCAGCCCCATCCTGTCTCCgtgtctctccctctcttccctttcATCTCCTTCTTCCTACCCCTCTTCGGAACCCTCCCTCCCAACTACAACCCCAatttttcctctctctctttccGCCACCGTATCATCTCCGTCCCACCTCCTTCTCCACCTTCTTCTCCCTTTCCATCACCAATCTCAACCCTTCCTCCATTAACGTTGGCCTCACCCTCCTTATCTCCTTCTCCACCTTCTTCTCCCTTTCCATCACCGACCTCAATCCTTACCCCTTGACGACAACCATGTCCTCTGACTCTTCTTCGGTGCCGACTCCTTCTCCGTCGCGCTCTTTCTCTCGCAGCGCCGGTATGCGTTCTTCCTCTCACAGCGTCACGTCTCCGTTCTGCCTTCTTGCCGTATCGCTCCTCCTTCCAGATTCAAATctattcttcttcctgttctgcTTCTCTGATTCTCTGTTTTTCTTCCTGGAGCTCACCACTTTCCATGGGGATCGATGCGGGTAGGAGGAGTGAGGTCAGTTGTGAGAGGTTGGAAAGGTGGAGAGCAGATGGTGGTGGGATCGATAGAAGCGTCTTCGAGTTTGTCGTCTTCAGCCTCGAATCCCTCTTCTTTttgttcttccttttttttatttttttctgaagaacataaactgataaatatcatttttttaaaaatttttttaatttctgttgcTGTTGAATTTGGATCTGAAGTTGCAGTTGATGATTGCTGAAttgttgttaaatttaaaatttttgttgatttattttgtggatgttgttgttgatgttgttCATTTTGTTGTTGCTATTGCTAAATGTGTGTTAATGTTGCTGAATTTATTGGTTAatttgttgttgctgttgctgaATTTAGTTTGTGGGTGGGTGATAGTGATTTAGAGAGAAGGAAAGTGTGATAGTTATGGAGGCAGTGGTGATGGCCATGAGAAAAAGaagagggagaggaagagagTTGCCTaaggatgatgaagatgatgcagaAGTTATGGACAAAAAGTGATAAGGATGATGAAGATAATGCAGAACATGATGTGTAGGTGTGATAGTGAGGGAGTTACGGGAGGGGAGGGGGGagagtttgttttaattttttaatattatttttatttatttttattactaatgaagggtaatatggtaaaaaaaataaaattgaagtgaaaaatgacaattttataacattttgtaatgttgaggatgattttaataacaaaaaaaggtcggagacgattttgattttcacccaaAACCTTAGGGAtaatttcagtacttaacccaatTTTTTAAGTCTCAAactattatcaaactaaaaaattGGCTAGAAAATGATTAGTCTGATTTTGTGAATCCCCTTATGACATCATTTTagtgtagaaaaagaaaaaagataatgtAAATAGCAGATCAAAGAGGTAAAATATAATGCAACTACAAGAAGATCCAAGTAGCAATGCATAGATACAGAACAGATGAGCACAGAAAAAGAGTAGTTGAGAGCTTCAAAGATAACTATCACCAGAATAGTAATAAATCTGCTAAAATAAAGGATAAACTTGAGAAGAAACTCAACAAGAAGGTGCTTCTTATCTCTCTTGAGCTCAAGAGAGACAAACATAATAATAGAAATGACAAAGAGAACAAACCAAGGTAGAGTgatatacaataaaaaaaagcaaagaaaaagaaaaatgaaaagaaattggtttgttttcaaattttcatttacAGTAAGTAATGATCCTCCTACTAATATTATGGTAGCGCTTATTTTTAGAGGCGGATATTGTAAGACTGAGATATTGGaatttagtattatatttggtGACCAGAAgttgaattataaaattttagtttttttcagTATATTCAAAAAGTAGAAGCACAAGAATTAAATTTTTGGAATagagattaaaattttaatatttttttaaaaatatatttatttaactttttaaatattaaatttattctttaatttttatatttatcttaaactcaATATAATACTGAGATATAACTcaatctaaaatattttataccaaaCACAATATAAAAAGAATTTAGCTTCGGTCTTAGACTCTTAGTTTTCTTTCAAATACAGTCTATATGTCTATCATTAATTTAAGGGTAcccttaatttaattttcaaagcCCAACCTTCTCTTCTCATTTTATGAgcctctcatttttttttcttctttcaattcaatttaatatcACGCAGAAAGAAAAAACTTATTAGGATTAGCCTATTTAGTCATTTACTTTTAAGCCTacaaattatcttttttttaatagatATCCAGAAGGATGAGGGAATCTTGGATCgagaaaaaagaatagaaaaaaaaaacatttttatttcaAAGATTTGcttttttgtaatatttatttatttattcttgtgATAGATtatacttatttttatattagtataatatatttaatataaatatgcatgtgaAAAGAGATATAGATGTTTGAAAAAAatcttaataattaaaattttattaaactgataaatattattttttagttgttacttttaatttttgtataacaaaaactataatattacaaattatatgcatgtaaaaaaattaaacacattatgtaatataatattttattataactcaattattcaaattgaaccacagtaaaattatttaaatctcttaattaataaactaataattagaaCGATTCAATTACAAATtcgatttttaaaatcttattttgttttaatctttTCTGCTAGAAATTGCGGTAATTTTTGTTAAGGCTAGTTCGGTGTAGCCCACAAAGTTGAGTACATATATGCTCCCCAATAGAAAGCTCAAGGTCCAAGTCCATTTCAAGCCCAATAAACCACTTAAAGTTATTACGCATTACCAACGCAAGTTGGCACAGATGGATGAGGGTCTGTGTCCCTTAACCATCTCTCTCGGGTTCGATACTCACTGGAGGATGGGAATGGAGTTTGCTTGCTTGGGAGGGTCGCCCACTTTGTGTGCCTCTGCAGTACCCGAGGGATTAGTCATTGGGCTTCCGACCTGATGGATACCCTGGtacacaccaaaaaaaaaaaagttattacgCATTCGGTTATTCCTATCGAATCAATCGAACATTGAAGAAGGTTCTATACTACTCCATCGTGATCAAATCATCATTTTGCTGTGTGCGTTTGTGTGTTCTTGCCATTCTCGTGTTCTTCAAAAATCTGACATGGCAACTGCATCAGGTACGCGCTTCTGCAAAAACTCCATTTCATGGTCTTTTTGTTGCATGTCATGAATTTGAAATGGTGTACCAGGAAATGATTTAGCATTCTGATTTGTGTGTGAATAATCTTGAATGCTTCCGTAACACGTCATCATCAATTATGAGCTTGTATTTCTCAAAACAGTTTTGAATGGGAACATCAGAAATAGACCGTGAAAGAGAAAAGGGACCAAATGTGAAGTCGTAAATTCAATCACTTTGTGCCAAGCACCTGCGTCTTGAAGCTTGTAATGCGTGAACTTATTTCTAGGCTTGTAACTAAAATGTGCATGTAATTTAGTCGTAAAGGGAAGTTTGTGGATATAAATAACTTAATTCAATGTCaactcaatgatgatgaattGTGAAAAGACAATAGTATCCCAAGCTATCAATCAGATGATGCTAGAGCATTGTTTGCtggaaaaaaatgttttcaagtGAGAAAGATGATATCAATGGTTGTAATTACTATTTTATGGTATTCTCTGTAATTTATAGATATCTTGGATGTGAAGGAgctaaatgatattttaaataccTGCTCTATTATTGCAGCGGCTTTCAAATCTAGAGAGGACCACAGGAAACAACTCGAATTGGAGGAGGCGCGTAAAGCAGGGCTTGCTCCAGCTGAGGTTGATGAAGATGGGAAAGAGATTAACCCTCATATACCCCAGTATATGTCTTCTGCTCCATGGTATTTGAATGCAGAGAAACCTGTAAGCATCACAACTAGCTACATGCCTACATCCTTCTGTCTTCGATAACTTTGTTCCACCCCAATCTGTTATGATGATGAAGCTCTGCATTCTGAGTAGCtttctttatttgttattttgtttCTATTTAGAGTCTAAAACATCAAAGGAAATGGAAATCAGATCCAAATTATACAAAATCTTGGTATGATCGAGGTGCAAAAATATTTCAGGCTGACAAGTATAGAAAGGGAGCTTGTGAAAAGTAAGTGGTTTGAGTTGTTTCTATCTAGATTTTCTAATTCTTCCATGTCTCTGCAGTTTTCTGTTTTGGAAATGGCGTTTTGCTACTTGAAGAGTTTTAACTGAATACAGCACACAGGTTTGTTTTCTGTAGCTTCAATGAGTTGCAAAGGATGAGCATGGTTTAGACGTGTTATGCTAACTAGAACTGACCCTTTTTCACGTGTCCCTTAGCATTATTTGTTCTATTATGGATTTGATTTATgtaaacaaatattattttggttGAGGTGTCAACAATGAATTAAAGCTTACTTTTCTTATCTAAATAGAGTTTGCTGCTTTCACTGTCTAGTGAGGGCTAAAATCCTGATTGTTATATAGCCTTCTTTGAGTATAGCTTTCTTTATTCAAAGCCCACTAAACCTTTCATTAATTCATCTCTTGCTATTCAAATATGGTCTTCTATACAAAGATACTTCACATGTGAACTTCACTTTAGGTaccattttttatttcatttgttGCCTATGTTAATATACTAATATGGTCTGCATTGGATCAAATAGAATTCCTCACCTTTGCCAGCTTTGTAGCCTGTTCATATTGATAGATTTGATTAGTTGGAAAACACAGAATATTTCCATTTTTAAGACtacacagaaaataataatagggaaaCCCACTAACTTTTTGGTTACTTTTACTCCTAAGCTGTGGAGCAATGACTCATAATGCGAAATCATGCATGGAGCGACCTAGAAAGATTGGAGCAAAATGGACCAACATGCATATTGCTCCTGATGAGAAAATAGAAACATTTGAACTTGATTATGATGGCAAGCGGGATCGGTGGAATGGTTTCGATCCCGCAACCTATGCTCGtattattgaaaaatatgaaCAAAGGGATGAGGCTCGGAGGAAGTACTTGAAAGAACAGCAGTTAAAGAAATtggaagagaaaaacaataaacaaaAAGGAGAAAATGAGGTtagtgatgatgatgaggatgaagataccATGAAGGATGATGAGGCTAAAGTTGATGAGAGCAAACAGATGGACTTTGCCAAGGTTGAAAAGCGAGTTAGAACTACTGGAGGTGGCAGTACAGGAACTGTAAGGTGTGTTTACAGTTTACGTCACGGTTTTTGTTTGTATTCCTATTTGTTTATTTTCTCATAGTTTCACTGTTATGTTGATATTGCTATTGATTATGGAACCTTTCCTTTGCTTCAGAAATTTGCGTATCCGGGAGGACATTGCCAAATACCTTTTAAATCTTGATGTCAATTCAGCTTATTATGATCCAAAGACCCGTTCCATGCGAGAGGACCCCCTTCCTGATGCAGATCCTAACGAGAAATTCTATGGTGTGAGTATGGCAAGAGATTTTATTTGGTTGTCAGATACTGAGATCCATATAGCATTGGAAACATTTAACTAATTTTTGTGTTTGCTCCTTTTAAACAGGGAGACAACCAATATAGAATAAGTGGACAAGCTTTGGAGTTCAAACAACTTAATGTTCATGCTTGGGAGGCATTTGAGAAAGGGAAAGATATCCACTTGCAAGCTGCACCTTCCCAAGCTGAATTGCTGTTTAAGGATTTTAAGATAATCAAAGAGAAGTTGAAGTCACAAACAAAGGCTGCCATAATGGAGAAGTATGGAAATGCAGCAACTCAAGAAGAGCTTCCGAAAGAGCTTCTCTTAGGACAAACAGAGAGACAAGTTGAATATGATCGTGCTGGAAGAGTCATTAAAGGCCTGGTATGATTTGATATGGAAATTATCCCTTCTCTTCATGTTTATTAGTTATGCTATTtaatatactttttcttttcccttagcTGGTATCATCCATTAAAAAAATGGAAGTTCAGTAAGATTCTTTTTGGATTATGCTTTCTGAAAATAGTGTTTTTAATCATTTTGATTTGCCAAGTGATGGGAAAAGGTTTATGTTGTTTGAATTTTTTCGTTCTATATATGTAGGAGACCTCTCTTCCGAAAAGCAAGTATGAAGAAGATGTATATATTAATAATCACACTAGCGTATGGGGTTCATGGTGGAAGGATCACCAATGGGGCTACAAATGTTGTAAACAAACCATAAGAAACAGCTATTGCACTGGGGCTGCAGGAATTGAAGCTGCTGAGACAGCAGCAGATTTAATGAAGGCAAACATTGAACATAAAGCAGCATCTGAAGGCAAGTCTTCCTATTTATCCACTTTTTAGAACATTCTTATGTGCTATCATATTCTTATTTCTAATGTTCCCCTAATTAGAATGAAACTTGTATTCTGTTTAATTTATCTCTCAATGTTTTTCTTCTACATGATCTGTGTACAGAAACTCCTTTTATTTGTTTGAATTATATTGTTATTTCAAGTTCTTAAATGATCATATgatctgatctaatctaataaataGCAATCCCTGTAATCTCATGCctgagttttaaaaaaataaaataaaatgcagatACTCCTACTCAAGCAGAGGAGAAAAAGCTTGCTGCTTGGGGAACTGATGTGCCTGCTGACCTTGTCCTGGATCAGAAAAAACTTGCCAATGCCCTTAAAAAGGTTAGTCTTGatattttttcccattttttcttAATATTCTTTTATCATTAATTCCATTTCCCATTTAGATTCCTTGTAAGAGAGTTTGTATATCAGTGGCAAAGGAGCATTGAGATTTGGCTTTTGGAAAATATGTTGGTTTTGATATTAACTTCACTATCTTAACTTGTCAAATAAATAACTTTTTGTTTGGTTAGGAGGATGAAAGAAAGAGGGAGGAAAAAGATGAGAGGAAGCGCAAGTATAATGTTAGATGGAATGATGAGGTAAAATTTCCGTATGGTTTGTGTTTTAACTGTTAATCCATATTACATTATACGTCTTTGgatatttgtttttctgttttgaCATTGTAATGATTTTTCTAGGTCACTCCTGAGGAGATGGAGGCATATAGGATGAAAAGGGTCCATTATGATGATCCAATGAAAGATTTTCTGCATTAGGTTGTCTTGTCCCTAAGTGGTTGTTGCTGTCATTATATCAGTTTGGAAGAaatattacaaaacaaaattGCTAACAGCCAATGTTGATTGTTTTGGTTCCAATATCGTTGGTGTTTTGTAAATGTCATAGACAAAAGGAATCTTTGAGGAGAGTTTCAATGGCATTGTGCTAGGAACCCTAGAAGGATTACACTAATTTAAGGAAGACTGAAAGATCTTATACCATTTATTTGTTACAACTGATCATTTGTTATAACTGATCAACCTCCTcctaactaatttattttattctttatacaCACCAACTCCTAACTAAATCTATTAATTATTTCTACAATAatgatgattaaaaatatttttatgttatttttaagaGCAATGTTAGggaaccaaaagggtattagccAAAAACTAGTCAAATACTTTTGGGTGAATTcaaaatctctacgagttaatatatatggatgttttttCTGCTAAATATTAGAATGcttcttttttatattaaatggatgttttttttatatatatttttcgaatttttttgtattacaaatgtgaatgtctctatttctttaagaattttataattttttttaaatttgatagatatttaattatttttgctaaaatataactggatatttcttttgttaagtattaggatgtttttttttgcatattaaatgaatgttttttttatatttttgtaattgtttaaGGACTCTTTTTGGCTAAGATCAAGTGTGTAGTTTGAGCCTCTTTAATCATCAAAACGATACCTAATATCCCAAAACGCAGATGTTGGTGATAGAAGACATGGGAATGTGTGCGAAAGGTTGTTGAGCCAAATTTTGTTGAACTGGTTGCAGGGTAGGACGGTGGTTAATTGGGCCAGGTTGTTGATTGGGATTATAAACCGGCTACTGTTGGATAGGAGGGGAGTACCTTGGCCTTGAACAGGTGAAGCCATGTGCAGTCTCTGTAATTGCTTCCGGTCGAAGGAGCTAGTGGAGGTGACGAAGATGTGTAGGGAGATGAAGAGGATGGTGCCGGAGATATTGGAAGTGGAGGTTGATCCAAAGGGAGGGCCGGGGATAGTGGAGGCTGCGATGCGGGTTTATGCGGAAAAGAAGGAGAGTGTGGTGGGGAGGCGGAGAGGGTCTGACGGTGGGAGAGAGAGGTCTGTGTGTGTAATTGTTGGAGatgggtaggttaatgtgagagagaagatgaacgtttttataagttttaattaggtttacttaatcttttaaattttttaaattttgaatttaaaaaatttaaaattaattaattattaatataaattaatgtgattttgtttagtttttggctggtaaccttttggttccatatacttttcttatttttaaatattcaaacTCCACAACTTTAATTTCTGAATGAAATTATTGCAAGTATTTTAACATTCGAAGTTCATGACAATGCCAACAGCACTAGTTTTTAGTTCTCCCGTGAAGCCCTTGGACTTTAGCTTATCTTTATTTAACAGATATAATAATTAGAAGTTTGATTCTTGAATATCAGGGACAAAGTTATTCTAGCAACCGGCAGGTGAAAACTCAGAGTGAGCATGAGTTGCTGTTAAAGGGTATGCATCATGGAAAAACAACTAAATACAaacaaaaaattcatattttaatgcAATGTATACACACTTCACTTAACAGAGTACAAAACAATGAAAAATTCATCATATGTTTTCCTATGGACTATGTGAATGGATGCTGAAAACAACcccccaaaaaagaaaaagaagttatcCCTTGCAATCTCTTATAATATATCTACACATTTTGACAAGTTTTTTTGGGCAAAACCACTCTGTGTGGGTGTACTAATAACTTCAAGTCATCTAAAAAAATGAACAACAATAAAACCAATCCCAAGTAATCATGCTtcataacaaaatttttttagacCCCTCTAGCTAGCATTTCTTGAAATTCCAACAAAGAGTTCTCTTTCTGAATCTTCATATCAAGATGAAACTTAGAGATGAACTCCTCAGCCTTCTCATCAACCTGAAGCATTGGTGACTTAGCAACCACAACCTTCCATGCATCCTCAATAGTATCTATGTCCCTTTGCAATTCCTTCTTCTCAACGACAACCTTTTTGCCTCGGCTTGCTTCGCCTCGCGCAGGCGATGTACCAATATTATTGTTATTGGCACGAACACGAACGTTGGTAGcagaagtagaagcagaagcagaCTCGGCAAAGAGATCATCTATGTGAATTGCAGGTATGCTCCTACCATAATAAGAAGCACCATATGGTGTTCTTGTAGTAGTGAGCGAACGATGATGGCCACGGCTACGTGTTATGAGGTGACAAAGATGGTGAAATATGGCGATGAGGCGATGAAGGGTGTTCTTGATACTCTTTTGTATGTTGTGCTTGTTGACCCTTGATTGCacagttttggagatgctcctcCATGCTTTCTTTGCAGGTTGAAGCTTCTTCCCTATCTTCAAGCTTGACATCAcaattacaacaacaacaaagtttttctttctttcttttcctgtTGGTTGATGAAAGAAAGAGTTTTTGAAAGGGAAGTGGTTGGATAGGAAATGAAATGAACTAAGGCTTTGTTTACAAAAGCAAATATAATGAGTTGGAAATGGTTCTTCCTTGTGATGAAGTTTTGATTTGATGCACACTACTTTTATATAATTGCTTTCTTCCCAAGTACCCTAAAGAATATGTTTGGAATCTTATCTAACTCCAAAAAATGTcttcataattatttattttggtctAAATAATAATATTGGTTATCCAAACAATAAttggttttattttgaaaattttttaatttatgttgctTATAGTCTAAAAATCTACTCATGCTTTAAGTTGAATTTAAATATAGTTGATTGGTTTCGATttcaaataatttgataaattggtTGCAATCTTATCATTGTTGATTCACTCAGAGTCTCACGCCATATATTCAAactaagttaaaaataaaataaaattaatttgtttcATTTTGAGGGTATTTCAAGCATAAAAATTTACATCTTTATTAATTGTAATCaactatcagtataaaatatatattaaaatataaaatacgtaataaaaattaattaaataatacatatatttatacacaaatatataatacttaatttaataattaattttttgtataaaactCATTCATGATTATATTAGTTAGTATCATACACAACCTACCATTTTATTCTTGTGGTGCCAAATTGACCCATGATTTGTCAGTTGAACTACAGAAGTGCCCCCATTCACTAAGATTTCTGATTAAGCAAATGTGGAAAATTATTAGTGTCATAGACAACGGTCAAGAATGAGGGGCACAAGTTGCAATATAAACGAAATTTAGAATAAGAAAAAGGGCAGATATACAACTAATTAAGAGTGTCACTTTCGGCATGATGGGATCACTTTGAGTCTTTGACAGCACAGATGCCAACAATGAGGGGCTATGATCAGTTTGAATTTGCAAATAACGAAAGTTCAATTCTGCAAAGACCACCATAAATTGTTGTTTTCCATGTGGATCCTTTGGTGCGTGGGCTCCTAGCTTCTATTGTTTTTAATACAGAATGCAACTGATCCTTACCAAACTATACTTTCCCAAAACAAAATCACAGAAAAAGGCAtcacttttttgttttaatttttattttctccttttctcATTGATTTTAGTTGTTAGACCTATTGTATGCTCACACATGATCTTTATTATGAATTTTACtttattaaaacttaaaagaataagtataaaaaatatcttttaattaatattaacaaattttttattgcaaaataattttatttaactattattttttgaaagatttaagATTTTGGATTAAGATCTTAAGTGAAGTTTAAATTTATGATGAATTTATCATGACTTGTCTCACTTCATCGTAATTAATCAAAAAGTA
This window harbors:
- the LOC112776334 gene encoding pre-mRNA-splicing factor SLU7-A isoform X1, which produces MATASAAFKSREDHRKQLELEEARKAGLAPAEVDEDGKEINPHIPQYMSSAPWYLNAEKPSLKHQRKWKSDPNYTKSWYDRGAKIFQADKYRKGACENCGAMTHNAKSCMERPRKIGAKWTNMHIAPDEKIETFELDYDGKRDRWNGFDPATYARIIEKYEQRDEARRKYLKEQQLKKLEEKNNKQKGENEVSDDDEDEDTMKDDEAKVDESKQMDFAKVEKRVRTTGGGSTGTVRNLRIREDIAKYLLNLDVNSAYYDPKTRSMREDPLPDADPNEKFYGGDNQYRISGQALEFKQLNVHAWEAFEKGKDIHLQAAPSQAELLFKDFKIIKEKLKSQTKAAIMEKYGNAATQEELPKELLLGQTERQVEYDRAGRVIKGLETSLPKSKYEEDVYINNHTSVWGSWWKDHQWGYKCCKQTIRNSYCTGAAGIEAAETAADLMKANIEHKAASEDTPTQAEEKKLAAWGTDVPADLVLDQKKLANALKKEDERKREEKDERKRKYNVRWNDEVTPEEMEAYRMKRVHYDDPMKDFLH
- the LOC112776334 gene encoding pre-mRNA-splicing factor SLU7-A isoform X2, whose translation is MSSAPWYLNAEKPSLKHQRKWKSDPNYTKSWYDRGAKIFQADKYRKGACENCGAMTHNAKSCMERPRKIGAKWTNMHIAPDEKIETFELDYDGKRDRWNGFDPATYARIIEKYEQRDEARRKYLKEQQLKKLEEKNNKQKGENEVSDDDEDEDTMKDDEAKVDESKQMDFAKVEKRVRTTGGGSTGTVRNLRIREDIAKYLLNLDVNSAYYDPKTRSMREDPLPDADPNEKFYGGDNQYRISGQALEFKQLNVHAWEAFEKGKDIHLQAAPSQAELLFKDFKIIKEKLKSQTKAAIMEKYGNAATQEELPKELLLGQTERQVEYDRAGRVIKGLETSLPKSKYEEDVYINNHTSVWGSWWKDHQWGYKCCKQTIRNSYCTGAAGIEAAETAADLMKANIEHKAASEDTPTQAEEKKLAAWGTDVPADLVLDQKKLANALKKEDERKREEKDERKRKYNVRWNDEVTPEEMEAYRMKRVHYDDPMKDFLH
- the LOC112776334 gene encoding pre-mRNA-splicing factor SLU7 isoform X3, with protein sequence MTHNAKSCMERPRKIGAKWTNMHIAPDEKIETFELDYDGKRDRWNGFDPATYARIIEKYEQRDEARRKYLKEQQLKKLEEKNNKQKGENEVSDDDEDEDTMKDDEAKVDESKQMDFAKVEKRVRTTGGGSTGTVRNLRIREDIAKYLLNLDVNSAYYDPKTRSMREDPLPDADPNEKFYGGDNQYRISGQALEFKQLNVHAWEAFEKGKDIHLQAAPSQAELLFKDFKIIKEKLKSQTKAAIMEKYGNAATQEELPKELLLGQTERQVEYDRAGRVIKGLETSLPKSKYEEDVYINNHTSVWGSWWKDHQWGYKCCKQTIRNSYCTGAAGIEAAETAADLMKANIEHKAASEDTPTQAEEKKLAAWGTDVPADLVLDQKKLANALKKEDERKREEKDERKRKYNVRWNDEVTPEEMEAYRMKRVHYDDPMKDFLH
- the LOC112779698 gene encoding uncharacterized protein, with amino-acid sequence MSSLKIGKKLQPAKKAWRSISKTVQSRVNKHNIQKSIKNTLHRLIAIFHHLCHLITRSRGHHRSLTTTRTPYGASYYGRSIPAIHIDDLFAESASASTSATNVRVRANNNNIGTSPARGEASRGKKVVVEKKELQRDIDTIEDAWKVVVAKSPMLQVDEKAEEFISKFHLDMKIQKENSLLEFQEMLARGV